Genomic DNA from Gammaproteobacteria bacterium:
CCGAGGGTATAGTGAATGCCGCCAGCCGTGCGCACGATCCGGTGTGGCGACTGCCGCTGCACGCGCCCTATCGCGCGCTGCTGGAAAGCGATATCGCCGATCTGGTGAACGCCTCGCCGGAGCCTTACGGCGGCGCGATTATCGCAGCACTGTTCTTGCAGGCATTCGTGCCGGCAGATATTAACTGGCTGCATTTCGATGTCATGGCGTGGAACCTGCGCGCCAGGCCAGGCCGCCCAAGAGGCGGCGAGGCCATGGGCATGCGCGCCGTGTTCGAATATCTCTGCCAGCGGTTCCCGCCGCATGAAGCTTGACCGTACCGTCTCCATTGCGCCGATGATGGCGCGCACCGACCGGCATTTTCGCTATCTGGCGAGGCTCATTACGCGCCACGCGTTGCTGTATACGGAAATGATTACAACCGGAGCGCTGCTGCGCGGGGACACGGCCCGTTACCTCGCCCACGACGACGCTGAACATCCGCTGGCGTTGCAGCTCGGCGGCTGCGATCCGGGAGATCTGGCGCGTAGCGCGCGGCTTGCCGAAGCGGCCGGCTTCGATGAGGTGAATCTCAACATCGGCTGTCCCAGCGACCGTGTGCAGGCGGCCCGCTTCGGCGCCTGCCTGATGGCGGAACCCGAACTGGTGGCGGACTGCGT
This window encodes:
- a CDS encoding leucyl aminopeptidase family protein, whose protein sequence is EVDNTDAEGRLVLCDALAEAAAESPALVIDFATLTGAARIALGTELPGFFTASESIAEGIVNAASRAHDPVWRLPLHAPYRALLESDIADLVNASPEPYGGAIIAALFLQAFVPADINWLHFDVMAWNLRARPGRPRGGEAMGMRAVFEYLCQRFPPHEA